Proteins from a genomic interval of Mycolicibacterium grossiae:
- a CDS encoding BtpA/SgcQ family protein → MTTTWLDEVFIVRKPVIAMLHLAALPGDPGYDSAAGIAAVVDRAREELDALQSGGVDGVMISNEFSLPYLTKTEPITAITMARIIGELLGDIAVPFGVNVLWDGRASIDLAVATGARFVREIFTGVYASDFGLWDTNVGEVARHRARVGGERVKLFFNIVPESATYLAHRDLASITRTTVFATLPDAICVSGATAGSPTDTEALRVVKSAAGSVPVFVNTGVRAENVGTQLDIADGAIVGTYFKQDGVFANRAQRSRVEELMGAAREFRSQLA, encoded by the coding sequence GTGACCACCACCTGGCTCGACGAGGTCTTCATCGTCCGCAAGCCCGTCATCGCCATGCTGCACCTCGCCGCCCTGCCAGGCGACCCGGGATACGACAGCGCGGCGGGCATCGCCGCGGTCGTCGACCGGGCCCGCGAGGAACTGGACGCCCTGCAGAGCGGCGGCGTGGACGGGGTGATGATCTCCAACGAGTTCAGCCTGCCGTACCTCACCAAGACCGAGCCGATCACCGCGATCACGATGGCCCGCATCATCGGAGAACTTCTGGGCGACATCGCCGTCCCGTTCGGCGTCAACGTGCTGTGGGACGGCCGCGCGTCCATCGACCTCGCGGTGGCGACCGGCGCTCGCTTCGTCCGCGAGATCTTCACCGGCGTCTACGCCAGCGACTTCGGGCTGTGGGACACCAACGTCGGCGAGGTGGCGCGGCACCGCGCCCGCGTCGGCGGCGAGCGGGTCAAGCTGTTCTTCAACATCGTGCCCGAGTCCGCCACCTACCTCGCGCACCGCGATCTGGCGTCGATCACCCGCACCACGGTGTTCGCCACGCTGCCCGACGCGATCTGCGTCTCGGGGGCCACCGCGGGCTCGCCGACCGACACCGAGGCGCTGCGGGTGGTGAAGTCGGCCGCGGGGTCGGTTCCGGTCTTCGTCAACACCGGTGTCCGCGCGGAGAACGTCGGGACGCAGCTGGACATCGCCGACGGCGCCATCGTCGGTACCTACTTCAAGCAGGACGGCGTCTTCGCCAACCGTGCGCAGCGCTCACGGGTCGAGGAGCTGATGGGCGCGGCGCGCGAATTCCGTTCGCAGCTCGCCTGA
- a CDS encoding thiolase family protein — MTAFSDRDAVIVGAVRTPIGKGKANGALHDVLPADLLAHSLREVVERTGVDPGLVDDVIAGAVTQVGDQSVNIARNALLGAGFPESVPGTTVDRQCGSSQQAISFAAQGVLAGAYDVVIAAGVESMSRVPMGTSVLPGSDPFGAGMAARYPDGLVPQGISAELIAAKWNLSRTELDEFSAASHEKAARATKDGSFDAELAPIAGLSTDEIIRPGTTVETLAGLRPAFFNEAVAQRFPQIGWHITPGNSSPLSDGSAAVMITSGATARTLGLTPLARIHTTTVVGSDPLYMLTGVIPATEKVLARSGLALSDIDLFEVNEAFAPVVLAWAKDTGADLAKTNVNGGAIAIGHPLGASGARIMTTMVNALHQRGGRYALQTMCEGGGMANATIIERIG, encoded by the coding sequence ATGACCGCATTCTCGGATCGCGACGCCGTCATCGTCGGCGCGGTGCGCACCCCGATCGGCAAGGGCAAGGCGAACGGCGCCCTGCACGACGTGCTGCCCGCCGACCTGCTGGCGCACAGCCTGCGCGAGGTGGTCGAGCGCACGGGAGTCGACCCCGGCCTCGTCGACGACGTCATCGCCGGCGCCGTCACCCAGGTCGGCGACCAGTCCGTCAACATCGCCCGCAACGCCCTGCTGGGCGCCGGTTTCCCGGAGTCCGTACCCGGCACCACCGTCGACCGGCAGTGCGGCAGCAGCCAGCAGGCGATCAGCTTCGCCGCCCAGGGCGTCCTCGCCGGCGCCTACGACGTCGTGATCGCGGCCGGTGTCGAGTCCATGTCGCGGGTGCCGATGGGCACCAGCGTGCTGCCCGGCAGCGACCCCTTCGGCGCCGGCATGGCGGCGCGCTACCCCGACGGGCTCGTTCCCCAGGGCATCAGCGCCGAACTGATCGCCGCGAAGTGGAACCTGTCGCGCACCGAACTCGACGAGTTCTCCGCCGCCAGCCACGAGAAGGCGGCCCGCGCCACCAAGGACGGGTCGTTCGACGCCGAGCTGGCGCCGATCGCCGGGCTGTCCACCGACGAGATCATCCGTCCCGGTACCACCGTCGAGACACTCGCCGGCCTGCGCCCGGCCTTCTTCAACGAGGCCGTCGCGCAACGCTTTCCGCAGATCGGCTGGCACATCACCCCCGGCAACTCGTCGCCGCTGTCCGACGGCAGCGCCGCGGTGATGATCACCAGCGGTGCGACGGCCCGCACGCTCGGCCTGACGCCGCTGGCCCGCATCCACACCACCACGGTGGTTGGCTCCGACCCGCTCTACATGCTGACCGGCGTCATCCCCGCCACCGAGAAGGTGCTGGCCCGCTCGGGCCTCGCGTTGTCCGACATCGACCTGTTCGAGGTCAACGAGGCCTTCGCCCCCGTCGTCCTGGCCTGGGCCAAGGACACGGGAGCCGATCTCGCGAAGACCAACGTCAACGGCGGCGCCATCGCGATCGGTCATCCGCTCGGCGCCTCCGGCGCACGCATCATGACGACGATGGTCAACGCGCTGCACCAGCGTGGCGGCCGCTACGCGCTGCAGACGATGTGCGAGGGCGGCGGCATGGCCAACGCCACGATCATCGAGCGGATCGGCTGA
- a CDS encoding SDR family NAD(P)-dependent oxidoreductase has translation MTKTVVVTGAGSGIGRAIAQTLAQRGWQVVVTDVDAAAAAEVAAVLPGSDEVRHESAALDVRSPSDATALAFGVADRIGLDAWVSNAGISFMHRFLDAPVERFDQTMDVNLKGVFVCGQAAAKAMVRSGTAGAIVNTASMAGKQGRVPFLSDYVASKFGVVGLTQAMAYELGEHGITVNCVCPGYVETPMQSRELEWEAQLRGTTVEGVRQMMLDDTPLRRLERPEDVARSVAFLLSEDARFITGEALAVNGGAYMD, from the coding sequence ATGACGAAGACAGTGGTGGTGACCGGCGCCGGATCCGGCATCGGACGGGCGATCGCGCAGACGCTCGCGCAACGCGGCTGGCAGGTGGTGGTCACCGACGTCGACGCCGCCGCGGCCGCCGAGGTGGCGGCCGTGCTGCCCGGTTCCGATGAGGTGCGGCACGAGTCCGCGGCGCTCGACGTCCGGTCCCCGTCGGATGCCACCGCGCTGGCCTTCGGCGTCGCCGACCGGATCGGCCTGGACGCGTGGGTGAGCAACGCCGGCATCTCCTTCATGCACCGGTTCCTCGACGCGCCCGTCGAGCGCTTCGACCAGACCATGGACGTCAACCTCAAGGGCGTGTTCGTCTGCGGGCAGGCCGCCGCGAAGGCGATGGTGCGCAGCGGCACGGCCGGGGCGATCGTCAACACCGCCTCCATGGCGGGCAAGCAGGGCCGCGTGCCGTTCCTCTCCGACTACGTCGCCTCGAAGTTCGGCGTCGTCGGCCTCACCCAGGCGATGGCGTACGAACTCGGCGAGCACGGCATCACCGTCAACTGCGTGTGTCCCGGCTATGTCGAAACCCCCATGCAGTCACGGGAACTCGAGTGGGAGGCGCAGCTGCGCGGCACCACCGTGGAAGGCGTGCGGCAGATGATGCTCGACGACACCCCGCTGCGCCGCCTCGAGCGGCCCGAGGACGTGGCCCGCTCGGTCGCGTTCCTGCTGTCCGAGGACGCCCGCTTCATCACCGGGGAGGCACTCGCCGTCAACGGCGGCGCCTACATGGACTAG
- a CDS encoding carbohydrate ABC transporter permease has translation MKFQHGMVAPLVALFVGVVGFPLAYAFYLSITSYKLTDRGAPAIVGAENYVATLGDASFWHAFGTTALFVAVAVGAELIIGLALALALQKQRWARDLTRSMLLAPMFITPIAVGLVFRFLLNDQLGAVPHLLRAVGIDYDFFGPGRALFTIAFIDVWQWTPFMVLLLLAGLQSIPAEPLEAARVDGASAWYVLRRVTLPLLAPVLVVAILLRSLDAMKVFEYVFATTRGGPGTETETLQYFVYQTGIQFFRLGSASSMAFVVLLVVLTVIVVAFRRMERARTEGRS, from the coding sequence CTGAAGTTCCAGCACGGCATGGTCGCCCCCCTCGTCGCTCTCTTCGTCGGGGTGGTCGGCTTTCCGCTGGCGTATGCCTTCTACCTGAGCATCACCAGCTACAAGCTGACCGACCGCGGCGCACCCGCGATCGTCGGGGCGGAGAACTACGTCGCGACGCTCGGTGATGCGTCGTTCTGGCACGCGTTCGGCACCACGGCCCTGTTCGTCGCCGTGGCGGTCGGCGCCGAGCTCATCATCGGCCTGGCGCTGGCGCTGGCACTCCAAAAGCAGCGCTGGGCACGCGATCTCACGCGCTCGATGCTGCTGGCGCCCATGTTCATCACGCCGATCGCCGTCGGCCTGGTGTTCCGCTTCCTGCTCAACGACCAACTCGGCGCGGTCCCGCACCTCCTGCGGGCGGTGGGGATCGACTACGACTTCTTCGGTCCGGGGCGGGCGCTGTTCACGATCGCCTTCATCGACGTATGGCAGTGGACGCCGTTCATGGTCCTGCTGTTGTTGGCGGGTCTGCAGTCGATTCCGGCCGAACCGCTCGAGGCGGCGCGCGTCGACGGCGCGAGCGCCTGGTACGTGCTGCGGCGCGTGACGCTCCCGCTGCTGGCGCCGGTCCTGGTGGTCGCGATCCTGTTGCGCAGCCTGGACGCCATGAAGGTGTTCGAGTACGTCTTCGCGACCACCCGCGGCGGACCGGGCACCGAGACCGAGACGCTGCAGTACTTCGTGTACCAGACCGGCATCCAGTTCTTCCGACTCGGCTCCGCGTCGTCGATGGCGTTCGTGGTGCTGCTCGTGGTGCTGACGGTCATCGTCGTCGCGTTCCGCCGGATGGAGCGTGCCCGCACGGAGGGACGGTCGTGA
- a CDS encoding ABC transporter ATP-binding protein, with translation MATVRFSGVTKSYGDTSVVSDLDLELPDGSLTVLVGPSGCGKSTSLRMLAGLETVSSGTITIGDRDVTHLAPRDRDVAMVFQNYALYPHLTVRENIAFPLRASKTPRPEALRRADEVAESLGLGALAARKPKDLSGGQQQRVAIGRAIIRQPSVFLFDEPLSNLDAKLRVETRTELLQIQRRLGITSLYVTHDQEEAMTLSDRMVVMRDGRAAQIGTPLQVYDAPADTFVASFVGSPKMNLIDGVVADGALTTPAGLRLPVDAVPAGPVTLGVRPDDLLPTPADDGTARVTLVELLGPRAIVTIDARGATLTSVVEAQRLSGITEGAAVALAVRPGAAHVFDPQTGRRTGGHDQEWEATKA, from the coding sequence ATGGCAACGGTTCGGTTCTCGGGCGTCACCAAGTCCTACGGCGACACCTCGGTGGTGAGCGACCTCGACCTGGAGCTGCCCGACGGTTCGCTGACGGTGCTCGTCGGCCCCTCGGGCTGCGGCAAGTCCACTTCCCTGCGGATGCTCGCCGGACTGGAGACCGTCAGCTCCGGCACCATCACCATCGGCGACCGCGACGTCACCCACCTGGCGCCGCGCGACCGCGATGTCGCGATGGTGTTCCAGAACTATGCGCTCTACCCGCATCTGACGGTCCGGGAGAACATCGCGTTCCCGCTGCGTGCCTCCAAGACCCCGCGCCCCGAGGCGCTCCGGCGCGCCGACGAGGTCGCCGAGTCCCTCGGCCTGGGGGCGCTGGCCGCCCGCAAGCCCAAGGACCTCAGCGGCGGCCAGCAGCAGCGCGTCGCCATCGGCCGCGCGATCATCCGGCAGCCGTCGGTGTTCCTGTTCGACGAGCCGCTGAGCAACCTCGACGCGAAGCTGCGGGTGGAGACCCGTACCGAACTGCTGCAGATCCAGCGCCGGCTGGGCATCACGTCGCTCTACGTGACGCACGACCAGGAGGAGGCGATGACGCTGTCGGACCGCATGGTCGTCATGCGCGACGGCCGCGCCGCGCAGATCGGTACGCCGCTGCAGGTGTACGACGCACCCGCCGACACGTTCGTCGCGTCGTTCGTCGGCAGCCCCAAGATGAATCTCATCGACGGCGTGGTGGCCGACGGCGCGCTGACGACGCCGGCGGGTCTACGCCTGCCCGTCGACGCCGTGCCCGCCGGTCCGGTGACGCTCGGCGTACGCCCCGACGACCTGCTGCCGACCCCGGCCGACGACGGCACGGCGCGGGTGACGCTGGTGGAACTGCTCGGCCCACGGGCCATCGTCACCATCGACGCTCGCGGCGCCACGCTGACGAGTGTGGTGGAGGCGCAACGCCTCTCGGGAATCACCGAGGGCGCCGCCGTGGCACTGGCGGTACGGCCCGGCGCCGCACACGTATTCGACCCGCAGACCGGCCGACGCACGGGCGGCCACGACCAGGAATGGGAAGCGACGAAGGCATGA
- a CDS encoding FGGY-family carbohydrate kinase, protein MTHTIGVDIGTTGTKTILLDTSAGIVAQAGREATLHSPLPGAAEADPAQWHANVVDSIREVLRASGIDADDVVAIAVSGMVPAVLPLDASGRPLRRALLQNDARATAEVRRLAAELAGVDLVALTGSALTQQSVAPTTAWLREHEPHVYERTAHWVGSYDWVLTALGAEVHVEQNWALESGLFTIDGALADPVLAAAGLDAATLPAVHRPGSVVGTLSAAAADATGLRAGTALVVGGADHVLSAYAAGVNSPGDALVKLGGAGDILVASDTQVVDERLYLDAHPVPGHWLPNGCMATSGSLIRWFQSLVGGTDLLALDAEAAVAAPAEVLCLPYFLGEKSPLHDPDLRGTFAGLHLGHTRADVYRSVLEAIAFGFRHHVDVFAEIGIPPSRVMITNGGSKSTLWKQIHADVLGLEMRPVRGHPGASLGAAVIAAIGVGALDDWSDAARFVALDPPVTPDPDRRAVYDDAYATWRQLGDAVAPISHTLARRTPEGKEVPQ, encoded by the coding sequence ATGACCCACACCATCGGCGTCGACATCGGCACCACCGGAACCAAGACGATCCTGCTGGACACGTCGGCGGGCATCGTCGCGCAGGCGGGTCGGGAGGCGACGCTGCACTCCCCGCTGCCGGGTGCGGCCGAAGCCGACCCGGCGCAGTGGCACGCCAACGTGGTCGACTCGATCCGGGAGGTGCTGCGCGCCAGCGGAATCGACGCCGACGACGTCGTCGCCATCGCGGTGTCCGGCATGGTGCCCGCGGTCCTGCCCCTCGACGCCTCGGGACGGCCGCTTCGGCGCGCCCTGCTGCAGAACGACGCCCGCGCCACCGCCGAGGTCCGCCGTCTGGCCGCCGAACTGGCCGGCGTGGACCTGGTGGCGCTGACCGGCTCGGCGCTCACCCAGCAGTCGGTGGCGCCGACCACGGCGTGGTTGCGCGAGCACGAACCGCACGTCTACGAGCGCACGGCGCACTGGGTGGGTTCCTACGACTGGGTGCTGACCGCGCTGGGCGCCGAGGTGCACGTCGAGCAGAACTGGGCGCTGGAGTCGGGCCTGTTCACCATCGACGGCGCGCTCGCGGATCCCGTGCTGGCGGCCGCCGGCCTGGACGCCGCGACGCTGCCCGCGGTGCACCGGCCGGGCAGCGTCGTCGGCACGCTGAGCGCCGCGGCGGCCGATGCCACCGGCCTGCGGGCCGGCACCGCGCTCGTCGTGGGTGGCGCCGACCACGTGCTGTCGGCCTACGCGGCGGGCGTCAACTCCCCGGGCGACGCGCTGGTGAAACTCGGTGGCGCAGGCGACATCCTGGTCGCGAGCGACACCCAGGTGGTCGACGAGCGGCTCTACCTCGACGCCCACCCGGTGCCGGGTCACTGGCTGCCCAACGGCTGCATGGCCACCAGCGGCAGCCTGATCCGGTGGTTCCAGTCGCTCGTTGGCGGCACCGATCTGCTGGCGCTCGACGCCGAGGCCGCCGTGGCCGCGCCGGCGGAGGTGTTGTGCCTGCCGTACTTCCTCGGCGAGAAGAGCCCGCTGCACGATCCCGACCTGCGAGGCACGTTCGCAGGCCTGCACCTCGGCCACACGCGCGCCGACGTGTACCGGTCGGTGCTCGAGGCCATCGCCTTCGGCTTCCGCCACCACGTCGACGTGTTCGCCGAGATCGGCATTCCGCCGAGCCGGGTGATGATCACCAACGGCGGGTCGAAGTCGACCCTGTGGAAGCAGATCCACGCCGACGTGCTGGGTCTCGAGATGCGGCCCGTCCGTGGCCATCCCGGCGCGTCGCTGGGCGCCGCGGTGATCGCCGCGATCGGCGTCGGCGCCCTCGACGACTGGTCGGACGCCGCCCGCTTCGTCGCCCTCGACCCTCCCGTGACACCCGACCCGGACCGCCGCGCCGTCTACGACGACGCCTACGCGACGTGGCGGCAGCTCGGCGACGCGGTGGCCCCCATCTCGCACACCCTCGCTCGACGAACCCCCGAAGGAAAGGAAGTGCCGCAGTGA
- a CDS encoding nitroreductase family deazaflavin-dependent oxidoreductase — protein sequence MSDIDKDRLVADTAALDDFNRGVVEEFRANGGVVGGPFAGGKLLLLHTTGAKSGQPRLSPLAYLEVDGKLLIVGSYAGAPKDPAWVHNLRAHPTARVEVGTEEYEVTVRELPADERDATYPKVVEVAPVFAEYQAKTDRAIPLFELSRV from the coding sequence ATGAGTGACATCGATAAGGACAGGCTCGTCGCCGACACCGCCGCGCTGGACGACTTCAACCGCGGCGTCGTCGAGGAGTTCCGGGCCAACGGCGGCGTGGTGGGCGGCCCGTTCGCCGGCGGCAAGCTCCTGCTGCTGCACACCACGGGGGCGAAGTCCGGTCAGCCCCGGCTCTCGCCGCTGGCGTACCTGGAGGTCGACGGCAAGCTACTGATCGTGGGGTCCTACGCCGGCGCGCCGAAGGATCCGGCGTGGGTGCACAACCTGCGCGCGCATCCGACGGCCCGCGTCGAGGTGGGCACCGAGGAGTACGAGGTCACGGTGCGTGAGCTGCCGGCCGACGAACGCGACGCCACCTACCCGAAGGTGGTCGAGGTGGCGCCGGTCTTCGCGGAGTATCAGGCCAAGACCGACCGCGCGATCCCCCTGTTCGAGTTGTCGCGCGTCTGA
- a CDS encoding winged helix-turn-helix transcriptional regulator: protein MTVLQGPLADRDAWSAVGHCPIEKTMAIAGTKSAMLIMREAFYGTTRFDDFARRVGITKAATSARLSELVDAGLLSKQPYREPGQRSRDEYVLTDAGTAFMPVVWAMFEWGRTHVADSRLRLTHLGCGAEATVEIRCGDGHDVPPDELGVRLTRRTPSNA, encoded by the coding sequence ATGACAGTCCTGCAGGGACCGCTCGCCGACCGCGACGCGTGGTCGGCCGTCGGGCACTGCCCGATCGAGAAGACGATGGCCATCGCCGGCACCAAGTCGGCCATGCTCATCATGCGCGAGGCGTTCTACGGCACCACGCGGTTCGACGACTTCGCCCGCCGGGTCGGCATCACCAAGGCCGCTACCTCGGCGCGACTGTCCGAACTGGTCGACGCCGGTCTGCTGAGCAAGCAGCCGTACCGCGAGCCCGGGCAGCGCAGCCGGGACGAGTACGTGCTGACCGACGCGGGCACGGCGTTCATGCCGGTGGTGTGGGCGATGTTCGAGTGGGGGCGCACGCACGTCGCCGACAGCCGGCTACGGCTCACCCACCTCGGGTGCGGCGCCGAGGCGACCGTCGAGATCCGGTGCGGTGACGGCCACGACGTGCCGCCGGACGAACTCGGGGTGCGGCTGACGCGCCGCACCCCGAGCAACGCCTGA
- a CDS encoding HNH endonuclease — MFDLMTALPADADEAALAERITALERLKSAAAAEQARMTAQWDQHRRRAEAAAGVPAAKRGRGLAAEVALARHDSPSRGGRHLGFARALVHEMPHTLAALEAGALSEWRATLIVRESACLDVEDRRTLDAELCGDPATLAGKGDGRIAADAKAIAYRLDPRAVVDRARRAETERTVSIRPAPDCMTYVTALLPMAAGVSVYAALRRTADTTADGRSRGQIMADTLVERITGRPAEAATPIAVELVVTDETLFGGATEPARATGYGPIPAAVARHLVAGAVAGGAPATLRRLYQHPASGALVAMESRARLFPRALSKFIRLRDDTCRTPYCDAPIRHVDHATPHARGGPTNAVNGSGVCEACNYAKEAPGWRVRTSATERGHASEIETPTGATYASAAPPLPGRTDDEPAVRGRAA, encoded by the coding sequence ATGTTCGATTTAATGACGGCGCTACCTGCCGATGCTGACGAGGCCGCCCTGGCCGAACGAATAACCGCCTTGGAGAGGTTGAAGTCAGCCGCGGCCGCCGAACAGGCGCGCATGACGGCGCAATGGGACCAGCATCGCCGCCGCGCCGAGGCGGCCGCCGGGGTCCCCGCCGCCAAGCGGGGTCGCGGACTCGCCGCCGAGGTGGCGCTGGCGCGGCACGACTCCCCCAGTCGTGGCGGCCGGCACCTCGGATTCGCACGGGCGCTCGTCCACGAGATGCCGCACACGCTGGCCGCTCTCGAGGCTGGCGCCCTCTCGGAGTGGCGGGCGACGCTGATCGTGCGCGAATCGGCATGCCTCGACGTCGAGGACCGCCGCACCCTGGACGCCGAGCTGTGCGGCGACCCCGCGACCCTCGCCGGCAAGGGCGACGGTCGCATCGCCGCCGACGCCAAGGCCATCGCGTACCGCTTGGACCCACGCGCGGTGGTCGACCGCGCCCGCCGCGCCGAGACCGAGCGCACGGTGTCGATCCGGCCGGCACCCGACTGCATGACCTACGTGACCGCACTACTGCCCATGGCGGCGGGCGTGTCGGTGTACGCGGCGCTCCGTCGGACCGCCGACACCACCGCCGACGGCCGCAGTCGCGGGCAGATCATGGCCGACACGCTCGTCGAACGCATCACCGGTCGGCCGGCCGAAGCCGCAACACCGATCGCCGTCGAACTCGTCGTCACCGACGAGACGTTGTTCGGCGGCGCCACCGAACCGGCCCGGGCCACCGGCTACGGACCCATCCCCGCCGCCGTGGCCCGCCACCTCGTCGCCGGCGCGGTCGCCGGCGGCGCGCCCGCCACGCTGCGGCGGCTGTACCAGCACCCCGCCTCGGGCGCCCTGGTCGCCATGGAGTCGCGCGCACGGCTCTTCCCCAGGGCACTGTCGAAGTTCATCCGGCTCCGCGACGACACCTGCCGCACGCCGTACTGCGATGCGCCGATCCGGCACGTCGACCACGCCACGCCGCACGCGCGCGGCGGACCGACCAATGCCGTCAACGGCAGCGGCGTGTGCGAAGCGTGCAACTACGCCAAAGAGGCGCCGGGCTGGCGAGTCCGGACGAGCGCAACCGAACGTGGGCACGCGAGCGAGATCGAGACGCCGACCGGGGCGACCTACGCGTCCGCTGCGCCACCATTGCCGGGACGGACCGACGACGAGCCCGCCGTGCGCGGACGGGCAGCCTAG
- a CDS encoding ABC transporter substrate-binding protein produces MNQSTTHRRGRPPRSAARTVVLALLAVLALVLSACAGSGGPEQAEATGTGDVGKDVSGTVRILMENVPDTDVVKSMVGAFNQDYPNVKVDIETLTYDQMRDKLVSSFQSSSPTYDLIVVDNPWMVDFANAKFLQPLDARIDSTTDYDAADFFSPLTDITTVDGVKYAVPFYNYALGYLYDTDDLAQANRPVPTTLDDLVATSKALKVGDRAGLAMQPQRGYKIFEEWGNWLFAAGGSIYDADGKPTLNTPEAKRALAAYIDTYRTAAPPNSLNWSMDEALRSVQSGQAAAMINYNWNLPALNEPGSGPAAGKFKLAPMPGGKQVLGSWSWAIPANSAASDAAWAFASWITSKPHDVTRTQKGGAAIRQSTLKDPAVLDGGFGADYYRTVEQILGNAAPLSQGPSGEEMIQAVGTELNEAVAGTKSVDDALAAAQAAAEKIQG; encoded by the coding sequence GTGAACCAATCCACGACACACCGTCGAGGGCGGCCTCCCCGGAGCGCCGCCCGCACGGTCGTCCTCGCGCTGCTCGCCGTCCTGGCGCTGGTCCTGTCCGCCTGCGCCGGCAGCGGCGGTCCCGAGCAGGCCGAGGCCACGGGTACCGGTGACGTCGGCAAGGACGTCTCGGGCACCGTGCGCATCCTGATGGAGAACGTGCCCGACACCGACGTCGTGAAGTCGATGGTCGGCGCGTTCAACCAGGACTACCCGAACGTGAAGGTCGACATCGAGACCCTCACCTACGACCAGATGCGCGACAAGCTGGTGTCGTCCTTCCAGTCGTCGTCCCCCACGTACGACCTCATCGTGGTCGACAACCCGTGGATGGTCGACTTCGCCAACGCGAAGTTCCTGCAACCGCTGGACGCGCGCATCGACAGCACCACCGACTACGACGCGGCGGACTTCTTCTCCCCGTTGACCGACATCACCACCGTCGACGGCGTGAAGTACGCGGTGCCGTTCTACAACTACGCGCTCGGCTACCTCTACGACACCGACGATCTCGCGCAGGCGAACCGTCCGGTGCCGACGACGCTGGACGACCTCGTCGCCACCAGCAAGGCGTTGAAGGTCGGCGACCGCGCCGGCCTGGCCATGCAGCCGCAGCGCGGGTACAAGATCTTCGAGGAGTGGGGCAACTGGCTGTTCGCGGCCGGCGGCTCCATCTACGACGCCGACGGCAAGCCGACGCTGAACACCCCGGAGGCCAAGCGCGCACTCGCCGCCTACATCGACACCTACCGCACCGCCGCCCCGCCCAACAGCCTCAACTGGAGCATGGACGAGGCGCTGCGCTCGGTGCAGTCCGGCCAGGCCGCGGCGATGATCAACTACAACTGGAACCTGCCGGCACTCAACGAGCCCGGCTCCGGTCCCGCGGCCGGCAAGTTCAAGCTGGCGCCGATGCCGGGTGGCAAGCAGGTGCTCGGATCGTGGAGCTGGGCGATCCCCGCCAACTCCGCTGCCTCCGACGCCGCATGGGCATTCGCGTCGTGGATCACCAGCAAGCCGCACGACGTCACCCGCACGCAGAAGGGTGGCGCGGCGATCCGGCAGAGCACGCTGAAGGATCCGGCCGTGCTCGACGGAGGATTCGGCGCGGACTACTACCGCACCGTCGAGCAGATCCTCGGCAACGCCGCACCGCTGTCCCAGGGCCCCAGCGGCGAGGAGATGATCCAGGCCGTCGGCACCGAACTCAACGAGGCGGTGGCCGGCACCAAGAGCGTCGACGACGCACTCGCGGCCGCCCAGGCGGCCGCCGAGAAGATCCAGGGTTGA
- a CDS encoding carbohydrate ABC transporter permease, with protein MGGSRLLAVCRIALLWAAVITVLFPILWIALASLKTPAQLNEPFLLRFSPTLDAWRTVLSSDILAAAGRSATVALTTVAISVVVGSMGAYAIARYRAGGTATRFGMLAAQVLPPAVLVFPFLTMAYALRLNDTLVPVIFAHLSFVLPVVTWFLIGFFEAVPRSLEEQAQVDGFTRWQAFRLVVLPQVLPGIGAAAIFGFTLSWNDLFYGLILAPGKAAILPVAIAGFNTFRGVQLGAMSAAILIAVVPVVVASFFIQRKLVQGISGGAVKF; from the coding sequence ATCGGGGGTTCCCGGCTGCTCGCGGTATGCCGCATCGCACTGCTGTGGGCCGCGGTGATCACCGTCCTGTTCCCGATCCTGTGGATCGCGCTGGCCAGCCTGAAGACGCCCGCGCAGCTGAACGAGCCCTTCCTGCTGCGCTTCTCGCCGACGCTCGACGCCTGGCGCACGGTGCTCTCGTCGGACATCCTCGCCGCGGCCGGACGCAGCGCGACCGTGGCGTTGACCACCGTCGCCATCAGCGTCGTGGTCGGCAGCATGGGCGCCTACGCCATCGCCCGCTACCGCGCGGGCGGCACCGCGACCCGCTTCGGCATGCTCGCCGCGCAGGTCCTGCCGCCGGCGGTGCTGGTCTTCCCGTTCCTCACCATGGCGTACGCGTTGCGGCTCAACGACACGCTGGTGCCGGTGATCTTCGCGCACCTGAGTTTCGTGCTGCCCGTGGTCACCTGGTTCCTCATCGGCTTCTTCGAGGCGGTGCCGCGCTCGCTGGAGGAGCAGGCGCAGGTCGACGGGTTCACCCGCTGGCAGGCCTTCCGGCTGGTGGTCCTGCCGCAGGTGCTGCCCGGCATCGGCGCCGCGGCGATCTTCGGGTTCACGCTGTCCTGGAACGACCTGTTCTACGGGCTCATCCTGGCGCCCGGCAAGGCCGCGATCCTGCCGGTGGCGATCGCGGGTTTCAACACGTTCCGCGGTGTCCAGCTCGGTGCGATGAGCGCGGCGATCCTGATCGCCGTCGTGCCCGTCGTGGTGGCGAGTTTCTTCATCCAGCGCAAGTTGGTGCAGGGCATCAGCGGCGGCGCGGTCAAGTTCTGA